The following are encoded in a window of Artemia franciscana chromosome 5, ASM3288406v1, whole genome shotgun sequence genomic DNA:
- the LOC136027278 gene encoding calcineurin B homologous protein 1-like, whose translation MGNHTSQLQEEEIAEIQAETGFSSNQIERLYSRFTSLDKGDAGSLSREDFMRIPELAINPLGELIINSFFPENSDTVNFRQFLRILAHFRPITKSKEEGLNSREQKLQFAFNMYDQDHDGYISKDELLSILQMMVGGYISGEQLSCVAERTIFEADSDNDQRISFEEFCNVLAKTDVEKKMSIRFLG comes from the exons ATGGGAAATCATACATCTCAGCTTCAGGAAGAAGAAATAGCAGAAATTCAGGCAGAGACTGGAT TCAGCAGCAATCAAATAGAGCGTCTTTATAGTCGCTTTACATCTCTTGACAAAGGAGATGCTGGATCCCTATCAAGGGAAGATTTTATGAGAATCCCTGAGCTAGCAATCAATCCACTTGGTGAACTGATCATCAActctttttttcctgaaaattcagATACTGTAAACTTTCGGCAATTTCTTCGTATTCTTGCTCATTTCCGACCAATCACCAAAAGTAAAGAAGAAGGACTCAATTCCAGAGAACAAAAGCTTCAAT ttGCATTCAATATGTATGACCAAGACCACGATGGCTATATTTCTAAAGATGAACTACTATCTATTCTTCAGATGATGGTTGGTGGATATATCAG tgGAGAGCAACTGTCCTGTGTGGCTGAGCGAACGATTTTTGAAGCAGACTCGGATAATGATCAAAGAATATCTTTTGAAGAGTTTTGCAACGTTCTTGCAAAAACTGACGTTGAGAAAAAGATGTCAATCAGATTTCTCGGTTGA